One Microlunatus soli genomic window carries:
- the argG gene encoding argininosuccinate synthase, with protein MSKVLNSIPVNERVGIAFSGGLDTSVAVAWMRDKGAIPCTYTADLGQYDEPDIASVPGRAGQYGAELSRLVDCKKPLVEEGLAAIACGAFHIRSGARVYFNTTPLGRAVTGTLLVRAMQADQVSIWGDGSTFKGNDIERFYRYGLLANPGLRIYKPWLDAEFVSELGGRKEMSEWLVAHDLPYRDSTEKAYSTDANILGATHEAKTLEHLDTSMEIVEPIMGVAYWDEAVQIPTEDVEITFEAGRPVAINGKTYADVVDLFDEANAIGGRHGLGMSDQIENRIIEAKSRGIYEAPGMGLLHIAYERLLNAIHNEDTVAAYHNDGRKLGRLLYEGRWFDPQSLMIREGLLRWVASAVTGSVVLRLRRGEDYTIVDTRESSTGSRFSYHPDKLSMERTEDAAFGPVDRIGQLTMRNLDIADTRTKLELYAGLGALPQRESELVGALEPGGADRITANPAAGEEDALDRAAIDSGVD; from the coding sequence ATGTCCAAGGTGCTGAACTCTATCCCGGTCAACGAGCGCGTAGGTATCGCCTTCTCCGGCGGCCTCGACACGTCTGTGGCGGTCGCGTGGATGCGCGACAAGGGCGCGATTCCGTGCACCTACACCGCCGATCTGGGGCAGTACGACGAACCCGACATCGCGTCCGTACCCGGCCGGGCCGGACAGTACGGCGCCGAGCTCTCCCGGCTGGTGGACTGCAAGAAGCCGCTGGTGGAGGAGGGACTGGCCGCGATCGCCTGCGGCGCCTTCCACATCCGCAGCGGCGCCCGCGTCTACTTCAACACCACCCCGCTCGGTCGCGCCGTGACCGGGACGCTGCTGGTCCGGGCGATGCAGGCCGACCAGGTCTCGATCTGGGGTGACGGTTCGACCTTCAAGGGCAACGACATCGAACGGTTCTACCGCTACGGGCTGCTGGCCAACCCGGGCTTAAGGATCTACAAGCCGTGGCTGGACGCCGAGTTCGTCTCCGAGCTCGGCGGCCGCAAGGAGATGTCGGAGTGGCTGGTCGCTCACGATCTGCCGTACCGGGACAGCACCGAGAAGGCCTATTCCACCGATGCCAACATCCTCGGTGCCACCCACGAGGCCAAGACGCTGGAGCACCTCGACACCTCGATGGAGATCGTGGAGCCGATCATGGGTGTGGCGTACTGGGACGAAGCGGTGCAGATCCCGACCGAGGACGTGGAGATCACCTTCGAGGCCGGCCGGCCGGTGGCGATCAACGGCAAGACCTACGCCGACGTCGTCGATCTGTTCGACGAGGCCAACGCGATCGGTGGCCGGCACGGATTGGGAATGTCGGACCAGATCGAGAACCGGATCATCGAGGCCAAGTCCCGCGGCATCTACGAGGCACCGGGGATGGGGCTGCTGCACATCGCCTACGAGCGGCTGCTGAATGCGATCCACAACGAGGACACCGTTGCCGCTTACCACAATGACGGCCGCAAGCTCGGCCGGCTGCTCTACGAGGGCCGCTGGTTCGATCCGCAGTCGCTGATGATCCGGGAAGGGCTGCTGCGCTGGGTCGCCTCGGCGGTCACCGGCTCGGTGGTGCTGCGGCTGCGGCGCGGTGAGGACTACACGATCGTCGACACCCGGGAGTCCTCCACCGGCAGTCGCTTCTCCTACCATCCGGACAAGCTGTCGATGGAACGTACCGAGGACGCCGCCTTCGGCCCGGTCGACCGGATCGGTCAGCTGACGATGCGCAATCTGGACATCGCCGATACCAGGACCAAGCTCGAACTGTACGCCGGGCTCGGCGCGCTGCCGCAGCGCGAGTCCGAGCTGGTCGGTGCCCTCGAACCGGGTGGTGCCGACAGGATCACCGCCAACCCGGCCGCCGGCGAGGAAGACGCCCTGGACCGCGCCGCGATCGACTCCGGCGTCGACTGA
- a CDS encoding Stf0 family sulfotransferase, with translation MTRPGTDGYLICATPRTGSTLLCGLLTSSGVAGHPASYFNRRGLHDYAETWQIDRPRDGRIDRTYLRAATAAGTTPNGVFAARIMAESLPELISDLAADSPPADSELELLSSRFGRLRFVHLRRGDVVAQAVSWAKALQTHFWHPHEAVRPGGVAPHYDEQLIGRLVTAIEQFEEAWADWFTAQGVVPHRVTYEELSADPVDTAHGVLDHLGLQLPAGRELVVGHRKQADRVNSDWVERFGSHRA, from the coding sequence GTGACCCGACCCGGCACCGACGGCTACCTGATCTGCGCGACGCCGCGGACCGGCAGCACTCTGCTCTGCGGCCTGCTGACCTCGTCCGGGGTCGCCGGGCATCCCGCCTCGTACTTCAACCGCCGCGGTCTGCACGACTACGCCGAGACCTGGCAGATCGACCGACCGCGGGACGGACGGATCGATCGGACCTACCTGCGTGCCGCGACGGCCGCCGGTACGACGCCGAACGGCGTCTTCGCCGCCCGGATCATGGCCGAGTCGCTGCCGGAACTGATCAGCGACCTGGCCGCCGACTCGCCGCCGGCCGACTCGGAGCTGGAGCTGTTGAGCAGCCGGTTCGGCCGACTGCGGTTCGTCCACCTCCGGCGAGGCGACGTGGTGGCCCAGGCGGTGTCCTGGGCGAAGGCGCTGCAGACCCACTTCTGGCATCCGCACGAGGCTGTCCGGCCCGGCGGTGTCGCACCGCACTACGACGAGCAGCTGATCGGTCGGCTGGTCACCGCGATCGAGCAGTTCGAGGAGGCCTGGGCCGACTGGTTCACCGCCCAGGGCGTGGTCCCCCACCGGGTGACCTACGAGGAGTTGTCGGCCGATCCGGTCGACACCGCGCACGGCGTCCTCGATCATCTCGGCCTGCAGCTTCCGGCCGGCCGGGAGCTCGTCGTCGGGCACCGCAAACAGGCCGATCGCGTCAACAGCGACTGGGTCGAACGCTTCGGTAGCCACCGGGCCTGA
- the arc gene encoding proteasome ATPase has protein sequence MTETPDRHNPSEFEGAAEGFSGHESEHDREALLTRIGLLNDELSRLRERVSGHPHDLAMLERRLADARADVRATAANNERLATTLREAREQIISLKAEVDRLAQPPASFGVFLRPVEEGFADVWTAGRKMRVSVSPEIEADQLEPGREVILNEALNVVGVLKFDEVGEVVSLKEVMADGERALIVGHGDEESVVRLADRLLSEKLRSGDSLLVDRRVHFAYERVPKMDVEELVLEDVPDIGYEEIGGLGNQIEAIRDAVELPFLHKELFAEHELKAPKGILLYGPPGCGKTMIAKAVANSLAKKVTERTGREGRSFFLNIKGPELLNKYVGETERHIRLVFQRAREKATDGMPVIVFFDEMDSLFRTRGTGVSSDVENTIVPQLLSEIDGVEGLENVIIIGASNREDMIDPAILRPGRLDVKIKIERPDVESARDIFTKYLTSSLPLHDEDLKEFGGDRARTIDAMIERTVTRMYEDSEENQFLEVTYAGGDKEILYFKDFNSGAMIQNIVDRAKKMAIKDVLDTGVRGLRIGHLMQAIIDEFAENEDLPNTTNPDDWAKISGKKGERIVFIRTLISSNKGTQPGRSIDTVSNTGQYL, from the coding sequence ATGACTGAAACACCGGATCGCCACAACCCGTCTGAGTTCGAGGGGGCTGCGGAAGGGTTCAGCGGGCACGAGTCCGAGCACGACAGAGAGGCCCTGCTCACCAGGATCGGTCTGCTGAACGACGAGCTGTCCCGGCTACGGGAGCGCGTCTCCGGCCACCCGCATGACCTGGCGATGCTGGAGCGTCGCCTGGCCGATGCCCGCGCCGACGTCCGCGCCACCGCCGCCAACAACGAACGGCTGGCCACCACGCTGCGTGAGGCGCGCGAGCAGATCATCTCGTTGAAGGCTGAGGTCGACCGGCTGGCCCAGCCACCGGCCAGTTTCGGGGTCTTCTTGCGGCCGGTCGAGGAAGGTTTCGCCGACGTCTGGACCGCCGGCCGCAAGATGCGGGTCAGCGTCAGCCCGGAGATCGAGGCCGACCAACTCGAACCCGGTCGCGAGGTGATCCTGAACGAGGCGCTGAATGTGGTCGGCGTGCTCAAGTTCGACGAGGTCGGCGAGGTGGTCAGCCTCAAGGAAGTGATGGCCGACGGCGAACGCGCGCTGATCGTCGGGCACGGCGACGAGGAGAGCGTGGTCCGGCTGGCCGACCGGCTGCTGTCGGAGAAGCTGCGGTCCGGCGACTCGCTGCTGGTCGACCGACGGGTGCACTTCGCCTACGAACGCGTCCCGAAGATGGATGTCGAGGAGCTCGTCCTGGAGGACGTGCCGGACATCGGTTACGAGGAGATCGGCGGTCTGGGCAACCAGATCGAGGCGATCCGTGATGCCGTCGAGCTGCCGTTCCTGCACAAGGAACTGTTCGCCGAGCACGAGTTGAAGGCGCCGAAGGGAATACTGCTCTACGGCCCGCCCGGCTGCGGCAAGACCATGATCGCCAAGGCGGTGGCCAACTCGTTGGCCAAGAAGGTCACCGAGCGCACCGGCCGCGAAGGACGCAGCTTCTTCCTCAACATCAAGGGCCCGGAGCTGCTGAACAAGTACGTCGGCGAGACCGAGCGGCACATCCGGCTGGTCTTCCAGCGGGCCCGGGAGAAGGCGACCGACGGGATGCCGGTGATCGTTTTCTTCGACGAGATGGACTCGCTGTTCCGGACCCGGGGTACCGGCGTGTCCTCCGATGTGGAGAACACCATCGTGCCGCAGCTGCTGAGCGAGATCGACGGCGTCGAGGGCTTGGAGAACGTGATCATCATCGGTGCCTCCAACCGGGAGGACATGATCGATCCGGCGATCCTGCGACCCGGCCGGCTGGACGTCAAGATCAAGATCGAACGCCCGGATGTCGAGTCCGCCCGGGACATCTTCACCAAGTACCTGACCTCCTCACTTCCGTTGCACGACGAGGATCTGAAGGAGTTCGGCGGCGATCGGGCACGCACCATCGATGCGATGATCGAGCGCACCGTGACCCGGATGTACGAGGACTCCGAGGAGAATCAGTTCCTCGAGGTCACCTACGCCGGTGGCGACAAGGAGATCCTGTACTTCAAGGACTTCAACTCCGGCGCGATGATCCAGAACATCGTCGATCGGGCCAAGAAGATGGCGATCAAGGACGTCCTGGACACCGGGGTCCGGGGCTTGCGGATCGGGCACCTGATGCAGGCGATCATCGACGAGTTCGCCGAGAACGAGGATCTGCCGAACACCACCAACCCCGACGACTGGGCCAAGATCAGCGGCAAGAAGGGCGAACGGATCGTCTTCATCCGGACGTTGATCTCGTCCAACAAGGGCACCCAGCCCGGTCGCTCGATCGACACCGTCAGCAACACCGGACAGTACCTGTAA